CGAGATTCCGTCGTCCATGCCGCACCGCCTGACGGGCTCGGCGACCCTGCAGACGCAGACCGCGACCGGATCGCTGGCCGGCAGCGCGACGACCGTATTCCCCATCGCGGAGCGCGTGCCGGTACGGGTGGAGGTGGCCGCACGGACCGCGGGGGATCTGAAGACGCCCGTCGGCACGCTTCTCAACACCGACGGCGAACTGCTAAGCGGGGGCGCGGGGACGGCCTACGTCGCCGATTGGGGCCGTCTGGGCGCGTCCTTCCGCGGCTACCGCAACGACTACGGCATCCCGGGTGGTTTCGTGGGTGGGCACCAGGAGGGGGTGCGCATCGAAATGGAGCGGGTCGCAGCGAAATTCCGGACCGTGGTCGATGAACGAAGGGTCGGGCCCTTCCACAACCTCCGCTTCGACGCGACGCACACCGCGTATACGCACCGCGAGATCGAAGCGGGGGGCATTCTGGGCACGCTCTTCGATCAACAGAGCGCGAACGCGGACGTCCTGGGTCGGCACGAGGCATGGGGGCCGTTTACGGGGGGTGCGATGGGCGGCCGTGTATCGTGGGAGGATTTTGCATACGGCGGATCCCTTCACACGCCGGACACGCGCCGGTTCAAGGCGGCCATGTATCTGCTCGAGGAGGTCCACCTGGGCTCGATCCAGATCGAGTCGGGGCTGCGCTACGACTGGGCCCGGGTCGATCCGGGGGAAGATCGGGTGTCGGACATCGGCGAGATTCGCCAGCGCACCTTCCAATCCTTGTCGGGGTCGTTGGGTGTCCTTTACAAGTCCGCCTCCGGGCTGGTGCTCGGCGCCAGCGTCGCCCGCGCGTTTCGCACGCCCGATGTCACCGAACTCTATTCGGAGGGGCCGCACCTCGCGGCCTACGTCTTTGAAGTCGGAAACCCGTCTCTGGAGGGCGAGGTCGGGCACGGGCTGGACGTCTTCCTCCGCTTCGAGTCCGACCGGCTGAAGGCCGAGGTGACCGGCTTCCATAACGACATCAGGAACCACATCTACGGAGAGGACACGGGCCGCCTGAGCCGCGTGCGCCTCCCCGTGTATCAGTTCCAGGGCAACGACGCCGTGTTCAGCGGCTTCGAGGTCGGCGTGGACGTCGACGCCGGTCGGGGGCTGGCGCTGGAGGGGGTGGCCTCATCGGTGAAAGGCAGTCTCAAGGAGACCGGGCGGCCCTTGCCGCTCGTTCCTCCGCTCAAGGGTCATATGGCCCTGAAGTACGAGAGGCCGTCGTGGTATGTCCGGGCGGAGGCCGAAATGGCGGACGGGCAGGACCGGATCGGCGAATTCGAGACGCCGACCCCGGGGTACACGGTCTTCAACGCCGCGGCCGGGGTGCGGTTCACGTTCGGCGGGCGCCTGAACGTCCTGACCGTGAGCCTCGCCAACGCCGCGAACACCGAGTACCGCAACCACCTCTCCCGGGTGAAGGAGATCATGCCGGAGGCTGGGCGGAGCCTGAACGTCACCTATCGGGTCGTGTTCTGACGCCCGCGCACACAGGCCCTGGCGCGCCCGCCTGCCGGCGCCCGCCCTTTAGCGCGCCAGCCAGGCGCTGAAGCGCTCGTTCAGTTCGTCCTGGTAGTCGACCCAGAACGCCCAGTCGAACCGAAGCGCACGATCCACGTTGCCCGGGCCGGCCGGCATGTGGGGCGCCATGTCGATCCCTGCCGTGACGTGGGTCGTCACCAGCGGCATGCCGGATCTGCGCGTCGGGGAATAGGAGATGCGGCGGCCGATCCGCGCCAGGGACTCGGCGCTGGTGCTGAAGGCCACGTATCTCAGCGCCTCTTCCAGCCTCGGCGTGCCCGCGACGATCCCGACCTGACCCATGTCCAGCAACTGCCCATCCCACACGATCACGAACGGTTGTCTTTCCATGATCTGGGCATTGAAGATGCGGCCGTTGTACGCCGTGCTCATGACCACCTCCCCGTCGGCCAGCATCTGCGGTGGCTGGGCGCCCGCCTCCCACCAGACTACCTCATCCTTGATCGTTTCGAGCTTGGCAAAGGCCCGGTCGAGGCCCTCCGGCGTCCTCAGCGTGGCGTACACTTCGTCGAGCGGCACGCCATCGGCGATCAGGGCGAACTCCAGGTTCACCTGCGGTACCCGCCGCATCCCACGGCGGCCCGGGAACTTCTCCAGGTCGAAGAAATCGGCCATGGTGGCGGGCTTTTCGCCCGCGAAGTTCTCATCGTTGTACGCGTACACGGTCGACCAGTACAGATTGCCCACTCCGCACTCGGTCTGGGTCTCGGCCACGAAGTCGTCGGCCGCGGGAGTGCCGTCGGGTCCGGGAGGCAGATCGTCGATGTCGATCAGTTCGAGCAGCCCCTCGTCGCAACCGCGCACGGCATCGGCGATCTCCAGGTCGACCACGTCCCAATGGATGTTGCCGATGTCCACCTGGGCCCGGATCTGGGCCAGGCCGCCGTTGTAGTCCTCCATGCTGATGCGGATGCCGGTCGCCTCGGTGAAGGGAATGTTGGCGCCCTCGTTGACGGCGCGGCCGTAGGAGCCGCCCCAGGAAACGACCGTGATCGACTGCCCCGCGATGGGGAGGGGCGGGACGCCGGCAAGGAGCGCAACGAGCCCCAGAGTGGTCACCGCCGAAAAACGCATCGCGACTCCTTCTCTCATTCCGTCTCTCCTTCACGCCCGAAAAAAAGGACAGATTCTCAACGTTCACGGAAACATATGGGGTTCCGGCGTATTGCGCGGGCATGTCCGCGGTGCAGTTTGCGGGCGGAAGCCCCGTCATCTCCCCGTTTCCGAGGCAGTATCATGAAAGCAGCCCGAGTTCTTGCGCTCTCCGCGGTCGGTTTCCTCTTCGGTGCCACGACCGGCGTACCGGTCGCCGCCGCCCAGTCCGCGCTCGAGACGGCCATCTCTCATCTGGAATACCGGGAGATCGGCCCGGCCCTCATGGGAGGACGGATCGCCGACCTCGACGTCGTCGAGGCGAAACCCCAGATCTTCTACCTGGGCACGGCCACCGGAGGACTGTGGAAGACGGAAAATCACGGCACGTCGTGGACCCCGCTCTTCGACGACCAGCCGACGAGTTCGATCGGGGACGTGACCCTTCACCAGGCGAACCCGAACCTCGTGTGGGTGGGGACGGGCGAGCCGCAGAACCGCCAGTCCTCCCCGTGGGGGAACGGGGTCTACAAGTCGACGGACGGCGGGAACACGTGGATGCACATGGGGCTCGAGGCGACGAAGCATATCGCCCGCATCCTCATCCATCCCCGGAACCCCGACGTCGTCCATGTGGCCGCGATGGGGGACCTCTGGGGCTCGAACCCCGAGCGCGGCGTCTTCCGGACGACGGACGGCGGGGAGTCGTGGGAGAAGGTTCTCTACGTCGACGACCATACGGGGGCCATCGACCTGGCCATGGATCCCGCCGACCCGAACACGATCTTCGCGGCCATGTACCAGCGGCAGCGGACGGGCTGGGGGTTCAACGGGGGCGGTCCCGGGAGCGGCCTCTACCGCACGGTCGACGGCGGCGACAACTGGACGGAGCTGACGGACGGGCTGCCGGGGGGCGACAAGGGCCGCATCGGAATCGACATCTACCGGCAGGACGGCAACCTCATCTACGCGCTCGTCGAAGCCGACCCGCGACGGCCGGGACAGGGCTTCGGGGGCGGAGGCGGCGGTCCGCGCCAGGGCGGGCTCTTCCGGTCGACCGACCGCGGCGAGACGTGGGAGAAGGTGTCCGACACGAACCCGCGGCCGATGTACTACTCCCAGGTCCGCATCGACCCCAGCAACCCCGACCGCATCTACGTCCTCGGCACGCAACTCTCGATCTCGGATGACGGGGGACGGACGTTCAGGAATGACGGCGCCGTGCAGATCCACGTCGACCACCACCAGCTCTGGATCAACCCGGAGGACCCGGACCACCTGATCCTGGGCAGCGACGGCGGGGTCGCGGCCTCGTGGGACGGGGCCGCGCACTGGCGCATGTTCGACAACATCGCGCTCGGCCAGTTCTACACCATCGGGCACGACATGCGGACGCCCTACGCCGTGTGCGGCGGGCTGCAGGACAACGACGCGTGGTGCGGGCCCTCGAACACGCGCTCCTTCCACGGCATCCGGCACCAGGACTGGTACGAGACGGCCTACGGCGACGGCTTCTTCACGATCGTGGACCCGACGGACTCGACGATCGTCTACTCCGAGTCGCAGGGCGGGAACATGAACCGCTACGACCTGACGACGGGGGAGAAGATCCCGATGCGCCCCATCGTCGGGCCGCGGGCCGACGGCGACACGACGAAGGCCTACCGCTACAACTGGAACTCGCCGCTCCTGCTCTCGCCGCACGACCCGGCGACCGTCTACCTGGGCGCGAACTACCTCCTGCGCTCGCGGGACTACGGGATGTCGTGGGAAGAGGTCGGCGGGCTCGACCTCACGAAGCAGATCGACCGCGAGGAGCTGGAGATCATGGGCGTCCCCGGCTCCGAGTCGCAGATGTCGCTCAACGACGGGATCTCCACGTACGGGAACCTGACCTCGGTGGAGGAGTCGGTGCTCGCCCCGGGGCTCATCTACGCGGGGACGGACGACGGAAACCTGCAGGTGACGCGGGATGACGGAGAGACGTGGGAGAACGTCGTCGACCGCATCCCGGGCCTCCCGGAGCGGACGTACGTGAGCCGGGTGGAGCCGTCGCACCACGTGGAGGGGCGCGTCTACGCCACCTTCGACGGGCACCGGAACGGCGACTACGCGCCCTACGCCTACGTGAGCGAGGACTACGGGCAGAGCTGGCGTGCGATCGCGAACGGCCTGCCGGACCTGTGGTCGGTGAACGTGATCGTCGAGCACCACCGGTCGCCGAACCTCCTCTTCATCGGGAACGAGGTCGGCGTGTTCGTCTCCGTGGACCGCGGCGAGAACTGGGTCCAGCTCAAGAACAACCTGCCCACGGTCCCGGTAGACGATATCCTCGTGCACCCGCGCGAGAACGACCTCATCGTCGGCACGCACGGCCGCAGCGCCTGGATCCTGGCCGACGTGGCGCCGCTCGAGGCCCTCTCCGAGGGGATGCTGGCCGATGCGGGACGCGTGTTCGGCGACCGTTCGATCATGTGGACGGAGCGGGGCGACTGGCCCTTCTACGGCGCCACGTACAGCGCCCCGAACCCGCCGCGCGGCGCGCGCATCCGCTACTACCTGAGGGATGCACCGGCCGAGGACATGACGGTGGACGACGCGGGAGAGGACGCCGACGGGGACGATGGCAACGACGAGGGAGACGACGGAGAAGGGGACGACGACGGTGGCGGCCCGGACGATGAAGGCGCAGGCGAGGACGGGGACGATGGTGCGGACTCCTTCGCATTGAAGATCAGCGACGCCTCGGGGGTACATGTACGTACGCTGGAGGCGCCCGCGGAAGCCGGCGTCAACGAGGTGATCTGGGACTGGCGTCACGACCGGCCGTACGAGCCCGAGGGCGGCGGTCCGGGCGGTGGCGGCGGAGGCGGCTTCTTCTTCGGCGGCGCACAGCAGGGACCGATCGTCCTTCCGGGCACCTACACCGTGAGCATGGACGTGGGCGGTGAGACGTTCTCGGCCGAGGTCGAGGTCGTGGCGGAACCGCGACGCCCGATGAGCCGGACGGACCGAATGGCGCGGCAGGAGGCGCTCATGAGCCTCCACGCCATGGCGGGCCCGATCTACGAGGCGGGGCAGGCCCTCGACGCGCTCGAGGAGCAGCTCTCCGCAGCGGAGGACCTGGTCGAAGGCGCGGACGAGGCGCCCGAGGGACTGGAAGACGAGCTCGAGGCGATCGAGGAGGAGATCGACGAGATCCGCGACGAGCTGGGGGACGCGCGCCGGAAC
The Candidatus Palauibacter soopunensis genome window above contains:
- a CDS encoding TonB-dependent receptor; the protein is MRKALVLILAVAPALVVPRVDAQEPVQRYVFEGSVRDGGTGFPLAGARVSVVGRETGAVTRADGTFHLTGMAAGVHTLRAERLGYRGTTVEVTVGTERARRAVAESGEVVIELSPSPIALGELVVTATISERAAAEALRPVSVMAGDDLQRQMTATVAGTLASMPGLAATRMGPSVAQPVIRGLSGDRVLMLEDGTAVGDASSQGADHTTALDPSSARRIEVVRGPGALLYGGNALGGVINVIRDEIPSSMPHRLTGSATLQTQTATGSLAGSATTVFPIAERVPVRVEVAARTAGDLKTPVGTLLNTDGELLSGGAGTAYVADWGRLGASFRGYRNDYGIPGGFVGGHQEGVRIEMERVAAKFRTVVDERRVGPFHNLRFDATHTAYTHREIEAGGILGTLFDQQSANADVLGRHEAWGPFTGGAMGGRVSWEDFAYGGSLHTPDTRRFKAAMYLLEEVHLGSIQIESGLRYDWARVDPGEDRVSDIGEIRQRTFQSLSGSLGVLYKSASGLVLGASVARAFRTPDVTELYSEGPHLAAYVFEVGNPSLEGEVGHGLDVFLRFESDRLKAEVTGFHNDIRNHIYGEDTGRLSRVRLPVYQFQGNDAVFSGFEVGVDVDAGRGLALEGVASSVKGSLKETGRPLPLVPPLKGHMALKYERPSWYVRAEAEMADGQDRIGEFETPTPGYTVFNAAAGVRFTFGGRLNVLTVSLANAANTEYRNHLSRVKEIMPEAGRSLNVTYRVVF
- a CDS encoding ABC transporter substrate-binding protein, with amino-acid sequence MREGVAMRFSAVTTLGLVALLAGVPPLPIAGQSITVVSWGGSYGRAVNEGANIPFTEATGIRISMEDYNGGLAQIRAQVDIGNIHWDVVDLEIADAVRGCDEGLLELIDIDDLPPGPDGTPAADDFVAETQTECGVGNLYWSTVYAYNDENFAGEKPATMADFFDLEKFPGRRGMRRVPQVNLEFALIADGVPLDEVYATLRTPEGLDRAFAKLETIKDEVVWWEAGAQPPQMLADGEVVMSTAYNGRIFNAQIMERQPFVIVWDGQLLDMGQVGIVAGTPRLEEALRYVAFSTSAESLARIGRRISYSPTRRSGMPLVTTHVTAGIDMAPHMPAGPGNVDRALRFDWAFWVDYQDELNERFSAWLAR